One region of Salvia miltiorrhiza cultivar Shanhuang (shh) chromosome 3, IMPLAD_Smil_shh, whole genome shotgun sequence genomic DNA includes:
- the LOC131018211 gene encoding uncharacterized protein LOC131018211, with protein MVRGSVDQHYEMINNYVAELRRVDPDGRYELLLQSDNVFKAFYMGLSPLRVGFKASCRPVIGIDGCFLKTYLGGHLLCATGKYGNNGMFPIAWAVVESENETCWNWFLQILCEELQMGDGTGWTFISDQQKGLQNAVAALAPEAEHRNCARHIYMNWKKVHKGQTLKNLFFRAVYATFEAEFKLAVQDLMDESPPAFEDFMARDTSKFCKAFISTHPKSDSVDNNISECFNGYILNARGKHVIHMLEEIRSSLMVRQVEKFKNMSSVKGRLTPNIAKLLEKNGMSSAYCIALPALHDSFQVQYEGDTFIVHVKTGTSGENKCSCREWDLTGIPCKHALAAIKYMELDPINFVSECFTVQKYLSGYEHGIRPTHGPKMWPQVEGPIVKPPPKTKMPGRPKKKRVRAPEEKDGRMTKHGVMMTCSNCKQHGHNKRLCKNEAVIIPQGEKRRRGRPSKQRAGGPNTNNAPVSTQSTGNKAKSSNKKGNESNKKGNESQSKRKSSHYKGQGAALKGIGVYINEETGNSFYHGSSTSKKVTQLHKYKKPRRVDEGVSSSQKDQPSTNEIPTQESRDDGGPTTQDL; from the exons ATGGTTAGAGGTTCAGTTGACCAACATTATGAAATGATCAACAATTATGTGGCTGAGTTGAGGAGAGTGGATCCAGATGGCAGATACGAGCTTCTTCTACAATCAGATAATGTTTTTAAAGCCTTTTACATGGGATTGAGTCCTTTGAGAGTAGGTTTTAAGGCCAGTTGCAGGCCTGTAATTGGGATTGATGGGTGTTTTCTGAAAACGTATTTGGGAGGGCATCTTCTCTGTGCCACAGGGAAATATGGGAATAATGGCATGTTTCCAATAGCTTGGGCTGTTGTTGAGTCTGAAAATGAAACTTGttggaattggtttttgcaaaTATTATGTGAAGAACTCCAAATGGGTGATGGCACTGGATGGACCTTCATTAGTGATCAACAAAAG GGACTACAAAATGCGGTTGCAGCTTTAGCACCGGAGGCTGAGCATAGAAACTGTGCTCGTCACATATATATGAATTGGAAGAAGGTTCACAAGGGCCAAACCCTTAAAAACCTTTTCTTTCGAGCAGTTTATGCCACATTCGAAGCCGAATTCAAACTTGCGGTCCAAGACCTGATGGATGAATCACCACCAGCCTTCGAGGATTTCATGGCACGCGATACTTCCAAATTCTGTAAGGCCTTCATCTCAACACACCCCAAGAGTGATAGTGTAGATAATAACATTAGTGAGTGCTTCAATGGTTACATATTAAATGCTAGGGGTAAGCATGTTATTCACATGTTAGAAGAGATAAGGTCTTCGTTAATGGTGAGGCAggtagaaaaatttaaaaacatgaGTTCTGTGAAGGGTAGGTTGACACCGAACATAGCTAAATTGCTGGAGAAAAATGGCATGTCAAGTGCTTATTGCATTGCACTTCCTGCCTTGCATGATTCATTTCAAGTGCAATATGAAGGTGACACATTTATTGTTCATGTAAAAACTGGAACAAGTGGGGAGAACAAGTGTTCTTGTAGAGAGTGGGATCTCACAGGGATCCCTTGTAAGCATGCATTGGCCGCTATAAAATACATGGAGCTTGACCCAATCAATTTTGTGTCTGAGTGTTTCACCGTGCAAAAGTATTTGTCTGGTTACGAGCATGGTATAAGACCAACTCATGGGCCGAAGATGTGGCCCCAAGTTGAAGGTCCTATTGTCAAACCACCCCCTAAAACAAAGATGCCGGGCAGACCAAAGAAAAAGAGAGTGCGAGCACCAGAAGAGAAGGATGGCCGAATGACCAAGCATGGAGTGATGATGACTTGCAGTAACTGCAAACAACATGGCCACAACAAACGTCTATGCAAGAATGAGGCAGTCATAATCCCACAAGGAGAAAAG AGGAGGAGAGGTAGGCCATCCAAACAAAGGGCAGGGGGACCAAACACTAACAACGCACCTGTTTCAACACAATCGACTGGAAACAAAGCGAAGTCAAGCAACAAAAAAGGCAATGAAAGCAACAAAAAAGGCAATGAAAGCCAGTCCAAGAGGAAGTCAAGCCATTACAAGGGACAAGGGGCTGCCCTCAAGGGGATTGGTGTCTACATCAATGAAGAAACAGGAAACTCATTCTATCAT GGTTCTAGTACAAGCAAGAAGGTAACCCAACTGCACAAATACAAAAAACCAAGAAGAGTTGATGAAGGTGTATCATCTTCCCAGAAGGATCAGCCAAGCACCAATGAAATCCCTACACAGGAGAGTAGGGATGATGGAGGACCTACAACACAAGACCTTTGA